A stretch of the Archangium violaceum genome encodes the following:
- a CDS encoding SDR family oxidoreductase, with the protein MTPGNMQGKVCLITGATSGIGLESARALASQGATVVLSGRDKGRGEAALAEVRRTVPDAKLDLMLADLTSLDSVRKLAEEFQRKYSRLDVLLNNAGLIIDRRKVTADGFEATFATNHLAHFLLTNLLLGLLQSSGAARVVNVSSEAHRMGSLDFLEDLQAERGGYSGTRVYGNSKLANILFTRGLKRRLEGTKVTTNSLHPGVVRSGFGLNSEGILKHLVKLAAPFMLSAEGGARTSVYLASSPEVEGINGRYFIKSKVAKESRAAQNDEAAETLWQKSSELTGVGS; encoded by the coding sequence ATGACGCCGGGAAACATGCAAGGGAAGGTCTGTCTCATCACCGGAGCGACCTCGGGCATCGGGCTGGAGTCGGCTCGAGCGCTCGCGAGCCAGGGAGCCACGGTGGTGCTATCCGGACGTGACAAGGGCCGCGGCGAGGCCGCGCTCGCGGAGGTGCGCCGCACCGTCCCCGACGCGAAGCTGGACCTGATGCTCGCGGATCTCACCTCGCTGGACTCCGTGCGCAAGCTCGCGGAGGAATTCCAGCGCAAGTACTCGCGCCTGGACGTACTGCTCAACAACGCGGGCCTCATCATCGACCGCCGCAAGGTGACGGCGGATGGCTTCGAGGCCACCTTCGCCACCAACCACCTCGCGCACTTCCTACTGACGAACCTGCTCCTGGGCCTGCTCCAGTCCAGCGGCGCCGCCCGCGTGGTGAACGTCTCCTCCGAGGCCCACCGCATGGGCTCGCTCGACTTCCTCGAGGACCTGCAGGCCGAGCGTGGCGGCTACAGCGGCACGCGGGTCTACGGCAATTCGAAGCTCGCCAACATCCTCTTCACGCGGGGTCTGAAGCGGCGGCTGGAGGGCACGAAGGTGACCACCAACAGCCTGCACCCGGGCGTCGTACGCTCCGGCTTCGGCCTCAACTCCGAAGGCATCCTCAAGCACCTGGTGAAGCTGGCCGCGCCCTTCATGCTGTCGGCCGAGGGCGGCGCCCGCACCTCCGTGTACCTGGCCTCCTCGCCCGAGGTGGAGGGCATCAACGGCAGGTACTTCATCAAGAGCAAGGTGGCGAAGGAATCCAGGGCCGCGCAGAACGACGAGGCCGCGGAGACGCTCTGGCAGAAGAGCTCCGAGTTGACGGGGGTAGGAAGCTGA